One Tolypothrix bouteillei VB521301 DNA window includes the following coding sequences:
- a CDS encoding ABC transporter permease: protein MNFNRVFVLANNVFREVVRDRILYIVCFYTIVLGIAIRLLPDFAAATEDKMFLDFGLAAMSILGLIVAIFVGTGLVNKEIEKRTILVLIAKPVSRSEFITGKYLGLLMVLAVLMAAMTVIYLIFLHMGHISYPIVSILVSTIFLFFQLSLMAAIAVTLGVFTSSILATALTFAIYLAGNITQDLLQLGRLSQNPSIERITQALYLVLPDLSRLDLKNDAVYGFGALPDPITLLLNAGYGLLYTMMLLFIAIFSFSQREF, encoded by the coding sequence GAGAAGTGGTGCGCGATCGCATTCTTTATATTGTATGCTTTTATACTATAGTATTGGGGATTGCCATCCGTTTACTTCCTGATTTTGCCGCAGCAACAGAGGACAAAATGTTTTTGGACTTTGGCTTGGCGGCGATGAGCATCCTTGGGTTGATTGTTGCCATATTTGTTGGCACGGGACTGGTTAACAAAGAAATTGAAAAACGCACTATTTTAGTACTTATTGCCAAGCCTGTTAGCCGAAGTGAATTTATTACGGGAAAATACTTAGGCTTGCTTATGGTGTTAGCCGTATTGATGGCTGCCATGACAGTAATTTACTTGATATTTTTGCACATGGGCCATATTTCCTATCCAATAGTCAGCATTCTTGTAAGTACTATTTTTCTATTTTTTCAGCTATCGTTAATGGCAGCGATCGCAGTTACCCTAGGTGTGTTTACCAGTTCCATTCTGGCTACAGCATTAACATTTGCAATTTACCTAGCAGGTAATATCACTCAAGATTTACTTCAACTGGGTCGTCTCAGTCAGAACCCTAGTATAGAACGTATAACTCAAGCTTTATACTTAGTGTTACCAGATTTATCTCGATTAGATTTGAAAAATGACGCTGTTTATGGATTTGGGGCGCTACCCGACCCAATAACGCTATTACTAAATGCTGGATACGGCTTGCTATACACTATGATGCTGTTGTTCATAGCTATTTTTAGCTTTTCACAAAGGGAATTTTGA